A region of Sporosarcina sp. FSL W7-1349 DNA encodes the following proteins:
- a CDS encoding aspartate ammonia-lyase, which produces MRLEKDSLGELYLHDELYYGIQTERARQNCSISRRTFENYPDVIWCLAAIKKSAALANSAIGVLEKKKAEAIVTAAEEIMDGKMQGQFPIDLFQGAGGTSLNMNLNEVIANRANELLSGEKGYVLVHPNVHVNMGQSTNDVIPSAMKMTNYLYIKELLQMVYTIERELAVKVTEFSNVVKIARTCLQDAVPITLGQQFSGYHSFIKRQISELENLKDYCLTITLGATAVGTGLGTSPGYEEKVYEYLREVSEIPVMKNNNFFDGMQHADLYVKISAVLKGLATGLSTMAADFRLLSSGPRAGFSEITIPAVQPGSSIMPGKINPAMPEMMMQACFQVYGNDSVITMAVDRSEANINVWDNLIAKNLFESFELLTNGIELFTEKCVKGIQANKDVCLEYAESSLANSTVLALLFGYETASDIAKEAFKKDLSIKSIVIEKGLFTKEEADELFDPLMLADPSRNNLIGSMYKKLKQV; this is translated from the coding sequence ATGAGACTTGAAAAGGATTCATTAGGCGAACTGTATTTACATGATGAGTTATACTATGGCATTCAAACAGAAAGAGCCCGTCAAAATTGTTCTATTTCACGTAGAACGTTTGAAAATTACCCGGATGTAATCTGGTGTTTAGCAGCTATCAAAAAATCTGCTGCTCTAGCAAATTCGGCCATCGGTGTCCTTGAAAAAAAGAAAGCTGAGGCGATTGTAACAGCGGCGGAAGAGATTATGGACGGCAAAATGCAAGGCCAATTTCCTATCGATCTATTCCAGGGAGCAGGCGGCACTTCACTAAATATGAATCTCAATGAAGTGATTGCCAATCGCGCCAATGAACTTCTATCCGGAGAAAAAGGATACGTGCTAGTTCATCCTAATGTCCATGTAAATATGGGACAATCCACAAATGATGTCATTCCAAGCGCCATGAAAATGACAAACTACCTGTATATAAAAGAGTTGCTCCAAATGGTATATACAATCGAGCGAGAGTTGGCAGTGAAAGTAACCGAATTCAGTAATGTCGTGAAAATTGCGCGGACCTGTTTACAAGATGCAGTTCCTATTACACTGGGCCAACAGTTTAGTGGCTACCACTCCTTTATTAAGAGGCAAATTAGTGAGTTGGAAAACCTGAAAGACTATTGTTTAACCATTACTTTAGGCGCTACAGCGGTAGGAACCGGTCTTGGGACATCCCCTGGCTATGAAGAAAAAGTATATGAGTATCTTCGTGAAGTTTCCGAAATACCTGTTATGAAGAACAATAACTTTTTTGACGGGATGCAGCATGCAGATTTGTATGTAAAAATATCGGCTGTTCTTAAAGGTTTGGCGACCGGATTATCTACGATGGCAGCAGATTTCCGATTATTATCATCAGGCCCCCGTGCAGGGTTTTCAGAAATTACGATTCCTGCCGTCCAACCGGGTTCTTCCATCATGCCTGGAAAAATCAATCCTGCCATGCCAGAGATGATGATGCAAGCCTGTTTTCAAGTGTATGGAAATGATTCTGTCATCACCATGGCGGTGGATCGAAGCGAGGCCAACATAAACGTCTGGGATAATTTGATTGCCAAAAACTTATTTGAGTCATTTGAATTACTTACGAACGGCATTGAGTTATTTACAGAGAAATGTGTCAAAGGCATTCAAGCGAATAAAGACGTCTGCTTGGAATACGCGGAATCGTCTTTAGCAAATTCAACGGTGTTGGCTTTATTATTTGGTTACGAAACTGCCAGTGATATTGCGAAGGAAGCTTTTAAAAAGGATTTATCAATTAAATCAATCGTGATAGAAAAAGGATTATTTACGAAAGAGGAAGCAGATGAGCTTTTCGACCCGCTGATGCTTGCCGATCCGTCTAGAAACAACTTGATTGGCAGTATGTATAAAAAACTAAAACAAGTGTAA
- a CDS encoding transcriptional regulator, protein MRLVLEKAYRDKNLLEMIYMAKDGQITQRRIEVIQVGERTFRAYCYLRQSKRTFRIEDVLALVPVHHKYQAM, encoded by the coding sequence GTGCGGTTGGTGTTGGAAAAGGCGTATAGGGATAAGAATTTGCTCGAGATGATCTATATGGCGAAAGATGGGCAAATTACTCAGCGACGCATTGAAGTCATTCAGGTGGGGGAGCGTACATTTCGGGCGTATTGCTATTTGCGTCAATCAAAGCGGACGTTTCGGATTGAAGATGTATTGGCGTTAGTTCCGGTCCACCACAAATACCAGGCAATGTAA
- a CDS encoding amino acid ABC transporter permease → MNFDFGFLMEKMPYLLTGLKMTVMISLVSLVFSLLIGLVGSVVKTAKIPILSQLTSIYVELFRNTPLLVQIFLVYFGLPSLGITLSAPFAGIIALSLWGGAYAAENFRGGLESVSKQLVEAGDSLGMNKFQIYRYVIVPIGFRYSFSSFSNTSISVLKNSSFLAGIGLVELTFAAMDTVSIYFKTLEMFLTIAVIYLLLVWLLSFSLRVIEKKLDYNNKKVDKLIPFEGVATTTNN, encoded by the coding sequence ATGAATTTTGATTTTGGTTTTTTGATGGAGAAGATGCCCTATTTGCTAACGGGATTAAAAATGACAGTCATGATCAGTTTGGTTAGTTTGGTCTTTTCTTTGCTAATTGGATTGGTAGGTTCCGTTGTGAAAACCGCAAAAATACCTATTCTATCTCAACTGACTTCGATCTATGTTGAATTATTTCGGAATACACCATTATTGGTACAAATCTTCTTAGTGTACTTCGGGTTGCCTTCACTGGGAATTACATTGTCTGCTCCCTTTGCCGGTATCATTGCTCTTAGTTTATGGGGCGGAGCATACGCGGCCGAAAACTTCCGCGGCGGATTGGAATCCGTGTCCAAACAATTAGTGGAGGCGGGAGATTCATTAGGCATGAACAAATTCCAAATTTATCGGTATGTGATTGTGCCAATTGGCTTTCGGTATAGCTTTTCCTCTTTTTCTAACACCTCTATTTCAGTCTTGAAAAACTCGTCGTTCTTAGCTGGAATTGGATTGGTGGAACTTACCTTTGCAGCAATGGACACGGTGTCGATTTATTTCAAAACCCTTGAAATGTTCCTTACCATTGCGGTGATTTACCTGCTATTAGTATGGTTATTATCATTTAGCCTAAGAGTCATTGAAAAGAAATTAGACTACAATAACAAAAAAGTTGATAAATTGATACCATTCGAAGGAGTGGCTACCACTACGAACAATTAA
- a CDS encoding NAD(P)-dependent oxidoreductase — translation MGIKVGVIGLGNMGGAIAEILSSQYEVVGLDIDESRREAMKAFEIETTDSLAELAKQAEVIFLSMPRASISKSIIEEISPMLAKGSTIIETSTVLPSEVTEFRSMCWAHGVRLIDAAILGGVGHMKNKQANLLVGDSDGVVNQIIDILQAVSAEVQVMGPIGAGMSAKIINNGVAHGVMSIIVEAAALGVKLGIQPEKVYELLSGETALLRPLTHRYHERIQNGEYEGGMSTRNARKDSMLFLKLAQENDIPLFSIQAAHSVYEIATGEGYGDLDYAAIAKLWENWSDINFAKS, via the coding sequence ATGGGTATTAAGGTAGGCGTCATTGGTCTAGGAAATATGGGCGGTGCCATCGCGGAAATATTATCTTCCCAATATGAAGTGGTCGGGCTTGACATTGATGAGTCAAGAAGGGAAGCGATGAAAGCGTTTGAAATTGAAACCACCGATTCTCTCGCAGAATTAGCCAAACAGGCGGAGGTAATCTTTTTATCAATGCCGAGAGCTTCCATCTCGAAAAGCATTATTGAAGAAATAAGTCCTATGTTGGCAAAGGGCTCCACGATTATCGAAACAAGCACCGTCCTTCCATCAGAAGTGACTGAGTTCCGCAGTATGTGTTGGGCTCATGGTGTCCGTTTAATAGATGCTGCCATTCTAGGCGGCGTAGGTCACATGAAAAACAAACAAGCGAATTTGCTTGTCGGAGATTCGGATGGAGTCGTCAATCAAATCATCGACATTCTGCAGGCCGTTTCTGCAGAAGTCCAAGTGATGGGGCCAATCGGGGCTGGTATGTCAGCAAAAATTATTAATAATGGTGTAGCACATGGTGTTATGTCGATTATTGTGGAAGCGGCCGCACTTGGTGTCAAGCTTGGGATTCAACCCGAAAAGGTGTATGAATTGCTAAGTGGCGAAACAGCGCTTCTTCGTCCACTAACACATCGTTACCACGAGCGGATTCAGAATGGGGAATACGAAGGCGGTATGTCTACACGTAACGCCCGAAAAGATTCCATGCTCTTTTTGAAGTTAGCGCAAGAAAATGATATACCGCTTTTCTCTATCCAAGCTGCACATTCAGTCTATGAGATAGCAACAGGTGAAGGATATGGCGATTTGGATTACGCGGCAATTGCGAAACTGTGGGAAAACTGGTCTGATATTAATTTCGC
- a CDS encoding amino acid ABC transporter permease, producing MSLIINNSEFLLKGLGYTILLSIVCIIFSLFIGIVIGTLRTLNNSIVILVSKTYIDLFRGLPILITLFLVFFIIPMTGINFSNFASAAIALSLWASANIAESVRGAIQSIPKAQTEASYSLGLTHVQTMIYVIIPQATKRVLPSIIGLLTNLVQATSLTILIGNIEFLKSAQIIIERIEIMEGKQIAFTIYSLVLLGYFIICYPLSLLSKRLERNLNT from the coding sequence ATGAGTTTGATTATTAATAATTCGGAATTTCTACTGAAAGGACTCGGGTACACGATTTTATTAAGCATTGTCTGTATCATTTTTTCATTATTCATAGGCATAGTAATTGGGACACTTCGGACGCTCAATAACTCTATCGTAATTTTAGTATCAAAAACTTATATTGATTTGTTTAGAGGGTTACCTATCCTCATTACTCTTTTTCTTGTGTTTTTTATTATTCCCATGACGGGCATCAACTTTAGTAATTTTGCTTCAGCCGCCATTGCGTTGAGTCTATGGGCAAGTGCCAACATAGCCGAATCCGTTCGGGGTGCAATCCAATCAATCCCCAAAGCCCAGACGGAAGCTAGTTATTCATTGGGCTTAACACATGTTCAAACTATGATTTACGTCATTATTCCACAAGCGACGAAGCGGGTCTTGCCATCGATCATCGGTTTATTAACCAACTTAGTACAAGCAACATCACTGACGATATTAATTGGCAATATTGAATTTCTAAAATCAGCCCAAATTATTATCGAACGAATAGAGATCATGGAAGGTAAACAAATAGCTTTCACTATATATTCATTAGTTTTACTTGGATATTTTATCATTTGCTACCCCCTATCTTTACTATCCAAAAGACTGGAAAGGAATTTAAATACCTAA
- a CDS encoding amino acid ABC transporter ATP-binding protein: protein MKNTKIRIEGVHKSFGSLNVLTGVSTDLYENDVTVIIGPSGSGKSTLLRCLNGLEAIDQGDIMLNGKNIYDSSITLQKLREKIGMVFQSYNLFPHLTVKENLLLAPLKVQKVKNKTELNERAQALLKKVGLEDKLNYYPNQLSGGQQQRVAISRSLMMNPEVILFDEVTSALDPEKVNDVLETMKELAQSGMTMVVVTHEMGFAKEVADKVIFMDGGVVVEEGAPSQIFGNPKEKRTQKFLEKVL from the coding sequence ATGAAAAACACTAAAATTAGAATAGAAGGTGTACACAAAAGCTTTGGTAGTTTAAATGTATTAACTGGAGTTTCAACCGATTTATATGAGAATGACGTGACAGTCATTATTGGCCCGAGTGGTTCTGGTAAAAGTACGTTACTGCGCTGTTTAAATGGATTAGAAGCTATCGATCAGGGAGACATCATGTTGAATGGAAAAAATATTTACGATTCTTCCATTACTTTGCAAAAACTAAGGGAGAAGATTGGAATGGTGTTCCAAAGCTATAATCTATTCCCCCACCTGACCGTGAAAGAAAATTTATTATTGGCGCCATTGAAAGTACAAAAAGTTAAAAACAAAACAGAGTTGAATGAAAGAGCACAAGCCCTGTTAAAAAAAGTTGGATTGGAAGACAAGTTAAACTATTATCCCAATCAACTATCGGGGGGCCAGCAGCAACGGGTCGCCATTTCTCGATCGTTAATGATGAATCCAGAAGTCATTTTATTTGATGAAGTGACCTCGGCGCTTGATCCAGAAAAGGTAAACGATGTTCTCGAGACGATGAAAGAGCTTGCGCAAAGCGGAATGACGATGGTAGTGGTGACACATGAAATGGGATTTGCCAAAGAGGTCGCGGATAAAGTCATATTTATGGACGGAGGCGTCGTAGTCGAGGAAGGAGCGCCGAGCCAAATCTTTGGTAATCCAAAAGAAAAAAGAACACAAAAATTTCTGGAAAAGGTACTTTAA
- a CDS encoding urease accessory protein UreH domain-containing protein produces MDAWLSRISQMISEPITAMINTYDHYPLVMALLLGLLGALAPCQLTGNMGAITLYGSRSIQMKENGGEIFAFILGKVVVFSAIGVLAWLFGQSFEETITSYFPVFRKVIGPLIIATGLVLLGVLKLRFLGKLTSHIPMRLREGRLGSFLLGASFAIAFCPTMFVLFFVWLMPLVTTTSYGLFLPAVFGLATSLPLLLLLLFMWFFDAKRLVMRFSMRAGRIVQRVAGVLLIIIGVLDTITYWWGHHA; encoded by the coding sequence ATGGATGCTTGGCTGTCAAGAATTAGCCAAATGATTTCGGAACCGATTACCGCCATGATTAATACATATGATCACTATCCGCTTGTCATGGCATTGTTGCTTGGATTGCTTGGAGCGCTAGCCCCTTGCCAGTTGACCGGTAATATGGGGGCAATTACGTTGTATGGAAGCCGGTCGATTCAAATGAAAGAGAATGGCGGAGAGATCTTTGCCTTTATTTTGGGAAAGGTCGTTGTTTTTAGTGCGATCGGCGTGTTGGCCTGGCTTTTCGGACAGTCGTTTGAGGAGACGATTACATCCTATTTTCCAGTGTTCCGTAAAGTCATCGGCCCGCTAATTATTGCAACGGGTTTGGTGTTGCTGGGGGTCCTTAAATTACGTTTTCTCGGCAAACTAACGTCGCATATCCCCATGCGTCTGAGAGAGGGAAGACTCGGTTCATTTCTGTTAGGCGCTAGTTTTGCTATTGCTTTCTGTCCGACAATGTTTGTCTTGTTTTTTGTCTGGCTCATGCCGCTTGTCACGACAACCTCCTATGGACTTTTTCTGCCGGCGGTCTTCGGCTTGGCCACTTCGCTGCCGCTCCTGCTACTCCTCCTGTTCATGTGGTTTTTTGATGCGAAGCGGCTCGTAATGAGGTTCAGTATGCGGGCGGGGAGAATAGTGCAAAGGGTTGCGGGAGTTCTGCTTATTATTATAGGAGTGTTGGATACTATCACCTATTGGTGGGGGCATCATGCCTAG
- a CDS encoding LysR family transcriptional regulator: MDERDWILLTKLGEGKNISQVAEELFITQPALTYRVSKIENEFGTALFVRGNKGMKPNAQGEYVVQYAARMLQELQQAREHVYSMENAVKGKIYIGASNAIAQYVLPELLTKFLKEYPDVEPHVFTGFSPYLIDLLIKEKIHVAFLREDLEWLHYKQFLTKEKIYIVSKEAIELENLPSLPRIHYQTNQSLKTMIDMWWSKNFQKPPYVTMNVDNADVCLEIVRAGLGYALITELGLTKEDDLWRIPLTNHLNEPMARETWLYASKESAHYSAIQAFLEFLQTQELPG, from the coding sequence ATGGATGAACGAGATTGGATTTTGCTCACAAAGCTTGGAGAAGGGAAGAATATATCGCAAGTGGCGGAAGAGCTCTTCATCACTCAACCCGCCCTCACGTACCGTGTCAGTAAAATTGAAAATGAGTTCGGAACGGCCTTATTCGTCCGTGGGAATAAAGGGATGAAACCAAATGCCCAAGGCGAATACGTGGTGCAATATGCAGCCAGGATGCTACAAGAATTACAGCAGGCAAGAGAGCATGTTTATTCGATGGAAAACGCCGTCAAAGGAAAAATTTACATTGGAGCTTCCAACGCAATTGCTCAATATGTGTTGCCCGAATTGTTAACAAAGTTTTTAAAGGAGTATCCAGATGTGGAACCTCATGTGTTCACCGGATTCAGTCCCTATTTAATCGATTTATTAATCAAGGAGAAAATCCACGTAGCATTTTTGAGAGAGGATTTGGAATGGCTGCATTACAAACAATTCCTTACAAAAGAAAAGATTTATATTGTTTCCAAAGAGGCAATTGAGTTGGAAAACTTGCCTTCCTTACCGAGAATTCACTACCAAACAAACCAATCGTTAAAAACGATGATTGATATGTGGTGGTCTAAAAATTTCCAGAAGCCGCCATACGTTACGATGAATGTGGACAATGCGGATGTATGCTTGGAGATCGTGCGGGCAGGACTTGGGTATGCACTAATTACAGAACTGGGCTTAACAAAGGAAGATGACTTATGGCGAATACCGCTGACGAATCATTTGAATGAGCCCATGGCAAGAGAAACCTGGTTATATGCTTCCAAAGAATCGGCCCACTACTCCGCAATCCAAGCATTTCTTGAATTTTTACAAACTCAAGAACTACCTGGGTGA
- a CDS encoding transporter substrate-binding domain-containing protein translates to MKFLFGSICLFLFIILAACGNGTDEPEDTATDVSSNGSSDSASADGLPELPKFVKDRGKLVVGVKADYPPFGFINEKGENDGFDIDLAKQLAEYAFGDPNAIEFVPVTASNRIPFLTSKKIDLLIATLGVTDERKEQIDFSKPYYNSSVLFLVPNESDITKMEDVKDKEVIAIKGSMGSIELEELSPSTKQLKLDNTSEGVRALKSGRGVAMIQDDILLYDIVKNNPDLKVVGEPFALGLMAVGIRKGEEDWDNWVNAAIDKGAEEDLFYEWFKKWYPEDHVNVPEYLPRPK, encoded by the coding sequence ATGAAATTCTTATTCGGTTCCATCTGTTTATTTTTATTTATTATTTTAGCTGCCTGCGGGAACGGAACGGATGAGCCGGAAGATACCGCAACAGACGTATCAAGCAATGGTTCCAGCGACAGTGCTTCAGCTGACGGCCTCCCCGAATTACCGAAATTTGTGAAAGACAGAGGAAAATTAGTCGTTGGTGTAAAAGCGGACTACCCTCCCTTCGGCTTCATTAATGAAAAGGGAGAAAATGATGGTTTTGATATAGACCTCGCCAAACAGCTTGCCGAATATGCTTTTGGTGACCCGAATGCAATTGAATTCGTTCCCGTAACCGCCTCCAATCGGATTCCTTTTTTAACTTCAAAGAAAATTGATTTACTCATCGCTACATTAGGAGTTACAGATGAACGAAAAGAACAGATCGATTTTTCTAAACCATATTACAATAGTTCTGTCTTATTTCTTGTTCCAAATGAAAGCGATATCACGAAAATGGAAGACGTAAAAGACAAAGAAGTCATTGCCATCAAAGGAAGTATGGGAAGCATCGAATTAGAAGAGCTATCACCTTCAACGAAACAGTTAAAACTCGATAACACTTCCGAAGGCGTCAGAGCATTGAAAAGCGGCAGAGGCGTCGCGATGATTCAAGACGACATTTTGCTATATGATATTGTGAAAAATAATCCAGACTTAAAAGTAGTCGGAGAGCCCTTTGCCTTGGGATTGATGGCTGTCGGAATTAGAAAAGGTGAAGAAGACTGGGACAATTGGGTTAATGCCGCAATTGATAAAGGCGCGGAGGAAGATTTATTTTATGAGTGGTTCAAAAAATGGTATCCGGAAGATCATGTGAATGTACCTGAATATTTACCTAGACCGAAATAA
- a CDS encoding IclR family transcriptional regulator, with protein sequence MSELLNKTFTLLDLLKPRDGHIEWGAAELARMAGYNTATTHRILKSLQKYEMVNQNPQTKKFHLGSALIELGYLAKDLFSSISDFAKPEMDILFEKTNEGIHLNILHGQNEAILIDFIESSFRLRVTEQLGLRLPLHVGAVRKVILAYMKPEEQEKYIANCNWEARTPNTDTNEKKLRENIADIKAQGFAVSHGETTLGTVGIAVPIFETDGVVGSLSIVVPDVRANEEIIPEYAALLLQSAYNISKKMNGDFWIKHYELNVTT encoded by the coding sequence ATGTCAGAGTTATTAAATAAAACATTTACCCTATTAGATTTATTGAAACCTCGCGATGGACATATTGAATGGGGGGCTGCCGAACTTGCCCGAATGGCTGGATACAATACTGCTACCACCCATAGAATTCTAAAGTCCTTGCAAAAATACGAAATGGTCAACCAAAATCCGCAAACGAAGAAATTTCATTTAGGATCTGCGTTAATAGAACTAGGTTATTTAGCGAAAGATTTATTCTCATCCATCAGCGATTTTGCAAAGCCTGAAATGGATATTCTTTTCGAAAAAACGAATGAAGGAATTCACTTAAACATCTTGCATGGCCAAAATGAAGCGATCCTAATCGATTTTATTGAAAGCAGTTTTCGCCTGCGAGTCACCGAGCAGTTAGGGCTTCGCTTGCCTCTCCATGTAGGGGCTGTTCGTAAAGTGATTCTTGCCTATATGAAGCCAGAAGAACAAGAAAAGTATATTGCAAATTGTAATTGGGAAGCAAGAACACCCAATACAGACACGAATGAAAAGAAGTTAAGAGAAAACATAGCCGATATCAAAGCCCAAGGTTTCGCGGTTAGTCACGGAGAAACTACACTGGGAACCGTCGGGATAGCTGTTCCTATTTTTGAAACGGACGGGGTTGTTGGATCACTCTCGATTGTAGTTCCAGATGTCCGCGCGAACGAAGAAATCATACCGGAATACGCAGCACTACTGCTGCAAAGTGCATATAATATTAGCAAGAAAATGAACGGAGATTTCTGGATAAAACATTATGAATTGAATGTAACCACATAA